Below is a window of Stappia sp. DNA.
CTCCGCCATTTCCAGCCACATTGCGTTCACGACCGCGAAGAGGGCCGCGACGGGCAGTCCGAGAAGCCAGGCGAAATACCACATGGCGAGTGTCCTTCTAATATGCGGTTTCGCTTTCGGTGACGTCGGCCTCGCCGACCTTGCCCCACAGCACCTTGTAGACCCAGGCGGTGTAGGCAAGGATGATCGGCATGAAGATCACCGTCATCACCAGCATGACGAACAGCGTGAGGTGCGACGAGGAGCTGTCCCACACCGTCAGCGACGAGCGCGGGTCGATGGTCGAGGGCAGGATGAAGGGGAACATCGTCAGGCCCACCGTCGAGATCACGCCGAGGATCGCCATCTTCGACGCGAGCAGCGTCGAGACCTCGCGGCCCGCCTTGAGGCCAAGGAAGGTAAGCGCGGCCCCCGCAAAGCCCATCAGCGGGGCGATCGCGATCCACGGACGTTCCGCATAGGCGCTCATCCAGGAGCCCGCGTGCACGACCTCCGTCAGACGCGGATTGGACGGCCCGTCGGTCGCGACCGGGCCGGTGAAGGCGTAGCCGTCGATGCCGACCGCCAGCCACACGCCGGCCAGCGCGAAGCTCGCCATGGCGACCAGTGCCGCCACCGCGCCGAAGGTCCGCGCGCGGGTGGCGACCGGCCCTTCCGCCTTGAGCGACAGCCAGGCCCCGCCGTGCATCACCAGCATGGAGAGCGAGACAACGCCGGCCAGCAGCGCGAAGGGGTTGAGCAGGCCGAAGAAGGAGCCCTCGTAGAGCGGCATCAGATCCTCGGTCAGCCGGAACGGCACGCCCTGCAGGACGTTGCCGACCGCGACGCCGAAGATCAGCGCCGGCACGGCCCCGCCCACGAAGAGCGCCCAGTCCCAGGTGCTGCGCCACCTCGCGTCGTCGCGCTTGGAGCGGTACTTGAAGCCCACGGGACGCAGGATGAGGGCGGCGAGCACCAGGAACATCGCCAGGTAGAAGCCGGAGAAGCTCACCGCGTAGAGCGGCGGCCAGGCGGCGAAGATCGCCCCGCCGCCGAGGATGAACCACACCTGGTTGCCTTCCCAGACCGGACCGACCGTGTTGATCGCGATGCGGCGTTCGATGTCGGTCTTCGCCACGAAGGGGAGCAGCGCGCCCACCCCCATGTCGAAGCCGTCGGTGAGCGCGAAGCCGATCAGCAGGACGCCGAGCAGGCCCCACCAGATCACCCGCAGGATGTCGAAGTCGATGAGTTCATGCAGGATCATGACGCTTACTCCGCGGGCTGGGCGGCAAGGCCGCCGGTGCTGCTGCCGGTGCTGGTGCCGTTGCCGTTGAGCCGGGCGGCGCGACGCGCCATCCACTCTTCGGTTTCCTTCACGTCCATGTACGGCCCCTTGCGGATGTATTTGATCATCAGGCCCATCTCGACGATGAACAGCACCGTGTAGAAGAGGATGAAGCCGGAGAGCGTGATCAGCACCTCGGTGACGCCGAGGTGGGAGACGGAGAGCGCCGTCGGCAACACGCCGTCGACCGTCCAGGGCTGGCGACCGAATTCGGCGACGAACCAGCCGAGTTCCGCCGCGATCCACGGCGTCGGGATCGCGATCACCGCGAGCCACAGCGCCGGGCGCGGGAAGCGCATGCCCCGGAAGCTCGACAGGTAGAAGAAATAGGCCATCAGGGCGATAAAGCCGAAGCCGAGCGCGACCATGATGCGGAAGGCCCAGAACAGCGGCCAGACGGTCGGCACGGTGTCGTTCGCCGCCTGCTGGATCTGCGCCTCGCTCGCATCGCGCGGGTCGTCCACATAGCGCTTCAGCAGGAGAGCGAAGCCGAGATCGGCGCTGTGCTGCTCGAAGGTGTCCTTCACCGCCTGCGGCGTGGCCTCGCGCTCGGTGCGCAGGGTCATCAACGCGTCATAGGCAATGATGCCGGAGCGCACCCGCTCCTCGGCCTGCGCCACCAGTTCGCTGATGCCGGGGATTTCCTGGGTGAGCGAGCGCGTGCCGATCAGCCCCATGACGGCCGGAACATGGATCGCATAATGGGTTTCGCGCGCCTCCTGGTCGGGAAAGCCGACCACGGTGAAGGAGGCCGGCGCGGGTTCCGTTTCCCACATGGCCTCGATCGCGGCGAGCTTCATCTTCTGGGAGTGGGTGACCGAATAGCCGGACTCGTCGCCGAGCACCACGACCGACAGCGCCGAGGCGAGGCCGAAGCTCGCGGCGACCGCGATCGAGCGGCGGGCGAGATCCACATGCCGGCCCTTGATCAGGTACCAGGCGGACACGCCGAGCACGAAGACCGCCGCCGTGACATAGCCGGCCGACACGGTGTGCACGAACTTCGCCTGCGCCACGTCGTTGAAGACGACGTCGAAGAAGCTCGTCATCTCCATGCGCATGGTCATCGGATTGAAGGTCGCGCCCACCGGGTTCTGCATCCAGCCGTTGGCGATCAGGATCCACAGGGCGGAGAAGTTGGAGCCGATGGCGACCAGCCAGGCGACGGTGAGATGCCCCACCTTGGACAGCTTGTCCCAGCCGAAGAAGAACAGGCCGACGAAGGTCGCCTCCAGGAAGAAGGCCATCAGGCCCTCCACCGCCAGCGGGGCGCCGAAGACGTCGCCCACATAGTGGCTGTAGTAGCTCCAGTTCATGCCGAACTGGAACTCCATGGTGATGCCGGTGGCCACACCGAGCACGAAGTTGATGCCGAAGAGCGTGCCCCAGAACTTGGTCATCTGGCGCCAGATGGGACGGTCGGTCATCACATAGACCGTCTCCATGATGGCCACGATGATCGACAGGCCGAGCGTCAGCGGCACGAACAGAAAGTGATACATGGCCGTCAGCGCGAATTGCAGGCGCGACAGCTCAACGACGTCGAGGTCCATGACAGCGAGTCCCCGTTTGCCTCGTGGGAAATGTGCATCCACGATGCGCATTTGACGGGAAAGTCATGCCCGAGCGCCGGGTCCCGGGCATTGACATTTGTCATTAAGGGGTATCGGGCATACCGCTTTGACCTGCGACGCTTTGGCTCGCGGCCACCTGGACGGTTTCCTCCCGCGGACCGACACCGCCCAGCGCGACACCCCCCAGCGCAATGCAGCGGTCCGCCGCGTCGCGCTCGACCGCGCGATGGGAGGCCATCAGCACGGCCGCCTCCGGCAGATGGCTGCGGATCCCCGTCAGCACGCGCGCGGCCAACGCGTCGTCCAGCCCTTCCGTCGGCTCGTCGAGCAGCAGGATCGCGGGCCGGCGGACCAGAACCCGCGCCAGCGCCAGCCGCCGCGCCTCGCCGCCCGACAGGCCGCTGCCCGCCTCGCCGAGGCGCAAGTCCAGCCCGCCGCGCGCGCGCACCACGTCGCCGAGACACACGGTCTCCAGCACCGCCCAGAGCGCCGCGTCGTCGAGGTCGGGGCGCGCCAGCGTCAGCGCCTCGCGCAGCGTGCCGCTCATCAAGGCGCTGCGCTGCGGCAACAGGCCGACGCGGGCGCGCAGCTCCGGCTCGGCGAGCGCGCGGATATCCTGCCCGGCGAGATGCACCGTGCCGGACTGCGGAGCCAGCAGTCCGGCCGCGAGAAAGAGCAGCGTGCTCTTGCCCGCTCCGCTCGCCCCGGTCAGCGCGACGGTCTCGCCGGCGGCGACCGACAGCGTCACGCCGTCGAGCACGGCGGCCGCCCCCGGCGCATGGCGATAGGTCAGCGCCGCGCACCGCAGCGCCGCGGTTTCGGTCTCGGGCGGTTCGACGGGCGTTTCAACGGGCGTTGCCGGCGCGCGGGGAGCGGATACGTCCCCCTCGTCAGGGCGCGCCAACTGACGCTCCACCCGGCGCGCGGCGTCCACCATGCGCCCCAGTTCCGCGACACCGCGCCGCAGGGGCGCGAAGGCCTCCGCCAGCGCAAGGCTTGCGAAGAAGGCAAGCGCCGCCAGCGCCGGGCCGATCTCCCCGCGTTCCACCAGAAACGCGCCGAGCGTCAGCGCGCCGGCGGAGACCAGCGTCTCGGTCACGCCGAGCACCACCGCGCCCGACTGCTCCGCCCGGTCGTTGGCGTCGAGGTCGGCCCGCAGCCGGGCCTCGGCGGCCAGCGCGTGCGTCACCTGATCCTGAAGCCGGCCGTAGACCACCAGATCGGCGCGGGCGCGCAAGAGGTCGATCACCCGCATGCGAAAGGCCTGCAGCGCGGCGGCCGAGCGGCGCGAGGGCGCGCGCCCCTTCACGTAGACGACGGCGAGCCCGAGCGCGGCCCCGAAGGTGCCGCAGACGAGCAGCCACGCCGCAAGCCCCAGCCCGACCAGCGCCCACAGCACGAGAAAGGCGAGCGACAGCGTCGCGAAGCCGGCGGCGGCGGGAATCGCCAGCCGCAGCGCCACGCCGTCGAGCGCGTCCACGTCCATCGTCAGCCGGTTCATGTGGAGCGAACTGCGCAGGGCCGCGAGCCGGCGGAACGGCAGCTCGATCATCGCGGCGAGCAGCGCGCCGCGCAGGGCGGCGAGCCCACGCAAGGTGGCATCGTGGGTGAGCAGGCGCTCGCCGTAGCGCGCCGCCGTGCGCCCCAGCGCCAGAAAGCGCACGCCGGCGCTCGGACGGAAGACATCGAAGGCGACGAGCCCGCCGGCGAGACCCGCGATGCCGGCGGCGGTGATGAACCAGCCCGACAGGCCGAGCAGCGCGACGCCGGCCATCAGCACGGTGGCGGCGAGCAGCGCGCCCCGCGTCATCGCCCAGCGATTGCCGGCCAGGATACGGCGAAACACCCGCCACAGCGCCCTCATGCCCCGCCCTCCAGCCGTACGACGCGGTCCATCCGGGCGGCGAGCCGCATGTCATGCGTCGCCACGACGAGGGTCGCGCCGCGCGCGGCGAGCGCCAGCAGTCCCTCGGCCACGGCCTCCGCCGTCGCCGCGTCGAGATCGGCGGTGGGCTCGTCAGCGAAGACCACGTCCCGGTCGGCGGCAAGCCCGCGCGCGATCATCAACCGCCGCGCCTCGCCGCCCGACACCCCGTGACCGCTTTCGCCGATCCGTGTGGCGAGCCCGCGCGGCAGCGCGGCGACGATCCCGCGCCCGCGCGCGGCCTCGAGCGCCCGCGCGAGCGTGTCGGGTGACGCCTCCGCCGCCCCGAGACGCAGGTTGGCGCGCAAGCTCGCGTTGAGGAAATGCGGCGTCTGGCCGATCCAGGCGACCCGGGCCCGCCAGGCGTCCGCCGTTTCCGCCGAAAGCGCGTGCCCCGCAACGCGGACCGTACCGCCGGACGGCGCCCGCAAGCCCGCCATCACGGCGAGCAGGGTGGATTTGCCCGACCCGCTCGGCCCCACGAGCGCGATCCGCTCGCCGCCGGAGATCGCGATGTCGGGATAGGCGATCTCCTCCGACAGCGAGCCGGAAGACCCGAAAGCGCCGCCGACCGCCACCCGCACACCGGACAGCGCGATATCGGCCGCCCCGGGGAGCGGATCGGCCCCCGCGCCGTGCCCCAGGATCTCGGCGCCCTCCTCCGCCTCCAGGCGCGCGACTTCGCCGGCCACCGCCGAGGCGGCGGCCTTGTCGTGCCAGGCGCTCGCCAGATCGCGCAGGGGCTGGAAGAACTCCGGCGCGAGAAGCAGCAGGAACACGCCCTCCCACACCGTCAGCGGCGTCGCATAGGCGCCGAAGGTAAACTCGCCGAGCAGCGCGAAGCCGACATAGACCGCGACCATCGCCACGCCCAGCGCGGCGAACAGCTCCAGCACGGCCGACGACAGGAAGGCGATGCGCAGGACCTCCATCGTGCGCGCCCGCAACCGGTCGGCGGCGCCCTGGAAGCCGGCGAGCGTGCGCGCCCCAGCGTCGAGCAGGCGAATGTCGACGAGCGCGTTGATGCGCTCCAGAACCAGCGCGTTCAGGCTGCCGATTTCCTGCATCTGCCGCTCGCTCGCCTCGCGCGCGGCATAGCCGACCAGCGCCATGAACACCGGGATCAGCGGCCCGGCCACCAGCAGGATGCCGGCCACCGCCCAGGACATGGAGAGAGCGACGGCGAGGATCACCGGCGGCATCACCATGGTGCGCGCCATGGCCGGGCGATAGCGGGTGAGATAGGGCGTGAGGCTCGCCGCCTTTTCCGACACCAGCGCGGCGATCTCGGCCGACCCGACTGTTGCCGCCCCCTGCGCGGCCCGCACGGCCGAGCGGCGCAACAGATCGTGGCGCAAGGCGGCGACCGCCCGGTCGGCGGCACGATGCGCCATGCGCGCGGAGACCGTCGACAGCCCCACGCGCGTCAACCCGAGCACCGCGAAGCCCGCGCAGGACAGCCACAGGCCGAGCCACGGATCGCGATCCAGCACGAGCCCGGAGATCACATCGGCGACCAGCGCGGCCTGCGCCAGCCAGAGCAGCGCGGCGAGCGTCGCCAGCCCGCTTGCCCGCGACAGGAGACGGGCCGCCGGCGCGCAGATCGCCCGCAGGCGGGCCTGAACGGCGTCACGATCCAGGGAAGCTTCGGAAGAGGGCTCGGAGCCGGGCAAGAGACTATCCGTAAATGCGCATCTGAAAGTCAATTATTGGGCGCTCACGCCATTTGTCATGACATTTATCAAATCGTTCCGCGCAAGGGTGCGTATTTTTGGCCTTGCCTCACACCCGAGCGGAGCAGACGCATGCGCCTCACGACCCGCACGAACCTCGCCATGCGCACGCTGATGTATTGCGCCGTCCTGTCGGAGCGCAGCGCCCGGCGCCGCGAGATCGCGCGCGCCTGCAACGCCTCGGAAAACCATCTCGCGCAGGTGGTGCGGCTGCTCGGCCAGCACGGGTTCATCAAGGCGGTGCGCGGGCGCAACGGCGGGCTCAGGCTCGCCCGGCCGGCGGAAACCATCAACGTCGGCTCGGTCGTGCGGGTGTTCGAGGCCAATCTCCCCTTCGCCGAGTGTTTCGAGGGCGGCGAGAACACCTGCCCGCTGATCGCCTGCTGCTGGCTGCGCCCGGCGCTGAAACGCGCCATCGAGGCCTTCTACCAGACCCTCGACGGGATCACGCTGGACGAACTGGTCTCCGGCAACACCGAACTGGCCGCCGTGCTGAAGGCGGGCGGCCCCGGCGCGCAGCCACCCGCGCCGCACCGCGCCTGCGTCTTCGCGACGCAGTAGCGCCTCCGCAAGACGGCCGCGGCGGAGCTGCGACCATAATATTCATAGTTTCGAATAAAGGTAACAGGAGCCTCTCATGAGCGACCAGATCCACACCTCGCAACCCGGCCTGCCGCGTCTCAACGAGCCCGCGCCGGACTTCACCGCGCCGACCACCCATGGCACGCGCTCGCTGTCGGACTATCGCGGCAAGTGGCTGATTCTCTTCTCGCATCCGGCCGACTTCACGCCGGTCTGCACGACCGAGTTCATGGCCTTCGCCCGCGCCTCGGACGACTTCCGCGCGCTGAACTGCGAGCTGCTCGGCCTCTCGATCGACAGCCATTATGCGCACATCGCCTGGGTGCGCAGCATCAAGGAGAATTTCGGCGTCGAGGTCGACTTCCCGATCATCGCCGACCTGTCGATGGAGGTGGCCCATGCCTACGGCATGATACAGCCCGGCGCCTCGGACACCTCGGCGGTGCGCGCGACCTTCCTCATCGATCCCGAGGGCAAGCTGCGGGCGATGGTCTACTATCCCATGAGCAACGGCCGTTCGATCGATGAATTCCTGCGCCTGCTCAAGGCGTTGCAGACATCGGACGCCAACGGCGTCGCAACCCCCGAGGCCTGGCAGCCGGGCGAGAAGGTGATCGTCCCGCCGCCGGCCACCACCGAGGAGGCGGATGCCCGCGCCGGCAAGGGCTACGACTACGTCGACTGGTACTTCTCCAAGCGCGATCTGTGAGGTCGCGCCGCGCACCGCTCATGGACCGGCCCGCCCGCTGGTGGTCCGGGCCGGCGAGGCGGGCAGGCTCACAGGAAGTCTCCCAGGACGTTTCTCAGGCGGCAGTGCCGTCAACCACCTGGCGCAGCCGGCCGAGATCGGCGTCGAACCGGTTGTAGCCGTGATCGGTAAGCAGCCCCTGGCGCTTGAACTCCGACACGGTGCGGCTGGCATGTTCGGTGGTGATGCCGAGCACGGAGCCGAGATCCTCGCGCGTGAGCAGGGTCAGCGCGCCGTGGTCGTCGGCCATGCTGAGCACGAAGCGGGCGAGGCGCTCGCGGGCGTTGCCGGTGGACAAGCCCGACAGCCAGTCGTCGGCCTGGCGCAGCGCGTCGTGCCAGCGCCGCATCAACTGGGTGTGCAGGCGCGGGGTTTCGCGGTCGAGCCGTTCCACCACCTCGCGCGGCACGCGGCAGACCTCGGTCTTTTGCAGCGCGATGGCGGTGTGGGCGAACTCCTCGGCGACCAGAGCCTCCAGCCCCGCCGTGGCGCCGGGGCGCAGCAGACGCACAATGCGCTGCGATCCGTCGGGCAGATACTGGAGCAGCTTCACGAGACCGCTGCGCACCGTGAAGACGCTCGTCGCGGGATCGCCGGCGGCATAGAGCTGGGCTCCGGGGTCGAAGACCAGTTCCTCGATCGGCATGTGGATCAGGTCGAAGTCCTCGCGCTTGAGATCCGCGAAGAGCACCAGGCTTCGAATGCCGCAGGATTCGCACTTGGCGCGCCCCTTGTAGGCCGCGTCGATGCGCGATCGCCGCATGGCTCGTCCCTCCTCCTACGCCCGATTCAGGTCCACATCAGGTCCGGACCCGGCCCGAAACGGGCCCGGACACGGCACACATCCGCCGGCGGCGCCGCCCCGTCCGGCGACCCGCTTCGGCGGCTCGCTTCGGCGGCTCGCTTCGGCGGCTCGCTTCGGCGCGACCATAACAGCTTCGATCCGCCCGCGCGTCAATTTCTCCGCCCCGGAAATGGCATCGTCGGTTGCGTCCTCCATGGCATCTTCCCGGCCCCTTCACCACGCCGACACGCGACGCGCGAAACCGGGGCTTGAACCTCACCCAGCTGGAGCCTTTACGCTCGCGCGCATCACCCCATATCGGGGCCAGACCGGACCGGGAACCGCCTGCGGGAGAAAGACATGACCACGCCGCGTACACGTCTGATCGCCAACCTGAGAGCAATCGTGGCAATCCCCCTCGCCGGGGCCGGCCTGCTTGGCCTTGCGACCCTGCCCGCGCAGGCCGAGACGCCCGTGCAATCGCCACCCGCGCAATCGTCCGCCCTCCAGGCGCCGGACGTCGCCGTCAAGAAGACGAGCGGCTGCGGCTGCTGCGTCGCCTGGATGGAACACATGGAAGAGAACGGCTTTTCGGTCAGCGGCGAGAACGTGCCGAACGGCGCGCTGGTGCGCTTCAAGATGCGCTCCGGCGTGCCGCAAGAGATGGCCTCCTGCCACACCGCCAGGGTCGGGGGCTATGTGATCGAGGGCCATGTGCCGGCCGCCGACGTGCGCCGCCTGCTCGACGAACGCCCCGACGCGGTCGGACTGGCGGTGCCCGGCATGCCGCTCGGCTCGCCGGGCATGGACTTCGGCGACGACCAGGAGGCCTATGAGGTCCATCTGATCCGGCGCGACGGCAGCACCGAGGTCTTCTCCCGCCATCCCGGCAGCTGAGCGCGGCCCGGGGCAGTGCCCCGGGCGCGCCTCATGCGACCTGCGGCGCGGGCACGTCGCGGCCGCGCAACAGGCGCAGGGCATTGGCCACGACCAGCAGCGAGACGCCGACATCGGCGGCGATCGCCCCCCAGAGCGAGGCAAGCCCGAAGGCGGTCAGCCCCACGAAGAACGCCTTCGTGGCGAGCGACAGCGCGATGTTCTGCCGGATGACGCCCATCGTGCGCCGCGAATGGCCGATCAGCCACGGAAGCCGGGCGATGTCGTCGGTCATCAGGGCGATGTCGGCGGTCTCGATCGCGGCATCGGAGCCGACCGCCCCCATCGCGATGCCATAATGGGCCCGCGCCATGGCCGGGGCATCGTTCACCCCGTCGCCGACCATCGCCACCATGGCATGACGGGCGACCAGATCCTCGATGGCCGCCACCTTGTCCTCCGGCAACAGATCGGCGCGCACCTCGTCGATGCCGACCTCGGCGGCGACCGTCCGGGCGGTGCGTTCATTGTCGCCGGTCAGCATCACGATGGTCGCAACCCCCTGACGATGCAGAGCGCCCACGATGGCCTTCGCCTCCGGCCGAATGCGGTCGCGCAGCTCGAGAAGACCGATGAGCCGGTCCGCGTCGCCCACGGCGACCAGCGTGTTGCCCGCGTCCTCGATGTGGGCGCGCAGGTCGGCGGGAACCGCATCGCCAAATCCCTTCTCCCGCGCCAGCCGGTCGGAGCCGAGCCACACCGGCTTGCCCTCGAGCACGCCCTCGATGCCGCGCCCCGGCAGGCTGCGGGTGTCCTCGGCAATGCTCTCCGAAAGGCCCCGCGCCTCGGCGGCGGCGAGAATCGCGCGCGCCAGCGGATGCGACGAGCGGCGCTCCAGCGCGGCCGCTGCGGCCAGCACCGTTTCTTCCGACGCGCCCTTAAGCGGATGGATGCGCGCGACTTCCGGCGTGCCGAAGGTCAGCGTGCCGGTCTTGTCCAGCGCCAGCGCCGTTGTGTGGCCGGGGGCCTCGACATAGGCGCCGCCCTTGATCAGCACGCCCTGGCGCGCAGAGGAGGCGAGCGCCGCGACGATGGAGACCGGCGTCGAGATGACCAGCGCACAGGGACAGGCGATCACCAGAAGCACCAGCGCGTTGTAGATCCAGCTCTCCCACGCGCCCGCGAACAGCAGCGGCGGCACCAGCGCGATGAGAACGGCAAGCGCCAGCACCGCCGGGGTGTAGATCCGCGCGAACTTCGCCACCCATTGCTCCACCGGCGCGCGGCGCGCATGGGCGTCGCCCACCATGCGGATGATGCGGGCGAGCACCGTGTCCTCGGCCGCCCGGCTGGCGCGCACCACCAGCGTGCCGTCGCCGTTGATCGTGCCGGCGTAGACCGGATCGCCCGGCTCCTTTGGCTGCGGTGCGCTTTCGCCGGTGATCGGCGCCTGATCCACCGCGCCGATGCCCGACACCACCTCGCCGTCGAGCGCGATCCGGTCGCCGCCGCGCACCACGAACCGCATGCCCGCCACGACCTCGGACGCGGGCACATCCGCCTCGCTGCCGTCCTCGCGGATCACCCGCGCCGTCGGCGGCGCGAGATCGAGCAGGGCCGCGACCGCGTTGCGCGCCCGCCCCACGCTCCAGCTTTCCAGCGTCAGCGACAGCGCGAAGAGAAAGGCCACGGTCGCCGCCTCGAAATATTCGCCGAGCACGACCGCGCCCGTCACCGCCACCATCATCAAAAGGTTCATGTCCGGCGACAGACGGCGGGCCGACGACAGCGCCTTGGGCGCGACGAGCCAGGCGCCGAAGACGATGGCCGCGAGGAACAGCGCCACCTCGGCCAGTGGCATCGGCGTGTCGCCATGCCCGGCGAAGAGCGACAGGGCGCCCGCCCCGCCCGTCTCGATCACGTGATAGACGATTGCCGTGAGCCAGAAGACCCCGCTCGCTGCCGTGAAGCGGATCTGACGGGTCAGATGCGCCGCGTGGTCGGCCTCCGCACTTTCGGCATCCCAGGGTTTCGCGCGCATGCCCGTGCCCGCGACGAGTTGCGCGATCCGCGCGTCCGAAATGGGACGCGCGCTGTCGAGCACGGTCATGCGACCGTTGATCACGTCGAAGGCGAGGTGTTCGTCACCGCCGATCTCCGGCCCGAGCACGCGGTTGAGGATGGCGACCTCCTCCGCGCAGTCGAGACCGGTCACCCGGAAGCTGCGGCCGTCTCCGGTGGCGCGCGAGGCCGGCGGCACATCGCCGCAGCCCGGCGCCCGGGAGGCACAGCAGCCTGCCTCCGCCGTCTCGCGGTCGCGCGCGAAGGCCCCCTCTTCGCGGTCGCGCGCAAGGGAAGGAGCCTTCGCCGTGTCCTCGGCGGGGGCTTCGTCGGCACGGCATCCGTGCCCCTGCCGCGCCGCGACGGCTTGCGTGTCCCCGATACGGGTCATGATGTCACCTGTCCTGTCATCGTCTCGCCGGATTGAGTCTTTCGACCTTGGAGACAAGGATAGGATCTCCAGTCGCTAGAGCTTCAAGGGCCTTTTTCGCACGTGCCCGCGCCGCCCTGTTGCGATGCGATAACCCGGCCTTAATCCTTCTCTCTCACGCTGCGGAAAGTAGACCACGCAAACGCCGCAAGGCGGCGATCCGGGGGCAGTGGACACATGACACGACATTCAGCACGCGTGCGGCAGGGTCTCGCCTTCACCACCCTTGCGGGCCTGGCGATCATCGCGCTCGCGATGGCGGCGATCGGGGCGAGCGGCCTCACATCGATCCGCACCCTGTCGGCGCATCTCGGCGCCGCCTCGACGGCCAGCGAGACACTGGACGGCATCCGCGCGGTGATGGTGCGCGCCAACGCCTTTCTGGCCGGTGGCACGCCGGAGGCCCAGACCGCTCTGACGCAGGTGATCGCGGACGAGCGCGGCCGGCTGGCCCGCGCCACGGAGCGTCTCGCCGACGACGCCGCCCGGGCGGAGTTCACGGCCATTGTCGCCGGGCTCGACGCGGTTCCCGCCCAGGCGGCCGAGGTCGCCGCGACCCGCGCGGCCTATCGCGACAACGCCGAGACGCTGGAGGCGCTGGCGGTGGCGAGCGAACGCGCCGTCGCCGAAACGGCGGATGCCGTGCGTCAGGCCACGCTGTCCTTCCGCTCCGAGGAAGCCGTCGTCCAGGGGCCCTTCGCCAAGGCCGCGGGGCTCGCCCGGGAGATCGACCGCATCGGCGCCGCGCTGGACCAGTTGGGTACCGCAGTGGCCGAGGGGCTGCTGCCCGACCCCCTCGCCGACACCGCCGCGAGCCTGAGCGCCACGGCGAAGCGCATGCGCTTCAAGGTGCCGCCGCCGGCCCGCCCGGCGCTCGGACAATTGACCGCCCCGCTGTCCGACATCGAGGCGCTGCTCGCCGAGGCGGCGGACGGATCACTTTCGGACAGCCAGAAGTCCCTCTTCGCACAGGCGCGCGCCGAGGCCGACGCCGCGCTGGCGGCGCTCGCCCAGGCCGGGCTCGCGCCGCTCGCCGAGACGATCGACGCGCAGGCCCGCATCGAACAGGGCGGGGCCATGCTGGATACGCTCGACGGCCATGTGACGGCGGCCGCCCGCATTCTCACCGATCTGCGGCTCGCGGTGGTGGCGTTTCGCGGCGATCCCGGGCCCGAGGCGCGCGAGGCGCTGACCGCCGAGATCCACAAGTTCGCCGTGCGCGTCGAGGCCGCCCGCACCGAAGTCGCGGGACAGGCCGACTGGGACACGCTGCTGGCGCCGCTCGCCGAACAGGCGCGCGTGCTGGAAGGCGACGTGCCGGGGATCACCGAGGCGATGATCGCCCAGCGGGCGAGCGACCGCCGCGCGGCAGACGCCATGGCGACGGCCCTGAGCGAGATTTCCGCGTCGGTGCGCGCCGGTGTCGCGCGCATCGAGACCCGCGCCGCCGAGGATGCCCGCGCCGCGCTGTGGACCATCGCGATTGCCTTTCTCTTTGGTGCTGGGTGTCTCGCGGCCGCCGCCTTCGGCGTGCTTGCCCGCGTGCTCAAGCCGCTGCGCCGGATGACCGACAGCATGCACCGGCTCGGCGAGGGCGATCTCTCCGTCCCGGTCGAGGGCACGGAACGCTCCGACGAGCTCGGCCTGATGGCCCGCGCGGTCGCCGCCTTCCGCACGGGGCTGGTCGAGCGCGAGCGTCTGGCCGCAGAGCAGGAGCGCGAACGCGCTGCCGCCCGCGAGCGCCAGGCCGCGATGGAGGCAATGATCGACGATTTCCGCAGCCAGGCGAGCACCCTCGTCGACGGCGTCGACCGGCTGATG
It encodes the following:
- a CDS encoding cation-translocating P-type ATPase encodes the protein MTRIGDTQAVAARQGHGCRADEAPAEDTAKAPSLARDREEGAFARDRETAEAGCCASRAPGCGDVPPASRATGDGRSFRVTGLDCAEEVAILNRVLGPEIGGDEHLAFDVINGRMTVLDSARPISDARIAQLVAGTGMRAKPWDAESAEADHAAHLTRQIRFTAASGVFWLTAIVYHVIETGGAGALSLFAGHGDTPMPLAEVALFLAAIVFGAWLVAPKALSSARRLSPDMNLLMMVAVTGAVVLGEYFEAATVAFLFALSLTLESWSVGRARNAVAALLDLAPPTARVIREDGSEADVPASEVVAGMRFVVRGGDRIALDGEVVSGIGAVDQAPITGESAPQPKEPGDPVYAGTINGDGTLVVRASRAAEDTVLARIIRMVGDAHARRAPVEQWVAKFARIYTPAVLALAVLIALVPPLLFAGAWESWIYNALVLLVIACPCALVISTPVSIVAALASSARQGVLIKGGAYVEAPGHTTALALDKTGTLTFGTPEVARIHPLKGASEETVLAAAAALERRSSHPLARAILAAAEARGLSESIAEDTRSLPGRGIEGVLEGKPVWLGSDRLAREKGFGDAVPADLRAHIEDAGNTLVAVGDADRLIGLLELRDRIRPEAKAIVGALHRQGVATIVMLTGDNERTARTVAAEVGIDEVRADLLPEDKVAAIEDLVARHAMVAMVGDGVNDAPAMARAHYGIAMGAVGSDAAIETADIALMTDDIARLPWLIGHSRRTMGVIRQNIALSLATKAFFVGLTAFGLASLWGAIAADVGVSLLVVANALRLLRGRDVPAPQVA
- a CDS encoding methyl-accepting chemotaxis protein, whose product is MTRHSARVRQGLAFTTLAGLAIIALAMAAIGASGLTSIRTLSAHLGAASTASETLDGIRAVMVRANAFLAGGTPEAQTALTQVIADERGRLARATERLADDAARAEFTAIVAGLDAVPAQAAEVAATRAAYRDNAETLEALAVASERAVAETADAVRQATLSFRSEEAVVQGPFAKAAGLAREIDRIGAALDQLGTAVAEGLLPDPLADTAASLSATAKRMRFKVPPPARPALGQLTAPLSDIEALLAEAADGSLSDSQKSLFAQARAEADAALAALAQAGLAPLAETIDAQARIEQGGAMLDTLDGHVTAAARILTDLRLAVVAFRGDPGPEAREALTAEIHKFAVRVEAARTEVAGQADWDTLLAPLAEQARVLEGDVPGITEAMIAQRASDRRAADAMATALSEISASVRAGVARIETRAAEDARAALWTIAIAFLFGAGCLAAAAFGVLARVLKPLRRMTDSMHRLGEGDLSVPVEGTERSDELGLMARAVAAFRTGLVERERLAAEQERERAAARERQAAMEAMIDDFRSQASTLVDGVDRLMADLDSAAHELTGIADTATSSTAEAREACQLAHREVASTAEAADGVTGSIEEITMRIGETIATIGDAARRAESTNASVADLAEAAQDIGKVVKLITDIAEQTNMLALNATIEAARAGDAGKGFAVVASEVKQLAGQTAKATVSISDQIRKVQASTNEAVDAIARIAETMAAASGSTSAIAEAVDRQRGATQSISASAETASNGTRDVVSNIDRAMTAVERTRSSSERVDATSTQVIEMNQRLRETVETFLQRVAAA